Genomic segment of Zingiber officinale cultivar Zhangliang chromosome 11B, Zo_v1.1, whole genome shotgun sequence:
tgccaaaatcggtgtcattaattgatattacatcagttttatatCGTTGATGGAATTGGTATtgttaatattacatcggtcgtaaatcgttgccaaaactggtgttattaacatatattacatcggttttacaccattgctgaaccggtgtcgttaagtgatactacaccagttCATAACCGATTTAAAAACttgtgtcgttaagtgatactacatcggttataacccgatgtctaaaatgacagaccttttacatcgccttcatagacatcggtcgattttgtaatagactgtggtggaaaatcgatgtctatgagagtttttcttgtagtgaatattTGATTCGGTGATGTAATCAATGCATTTGGTTtaatcaaaaatgaagatgaaccttgtgtctataagagggttagtgggagcatagtcatctttctcatattgtatgttgatgatatatttctcattagaaatgatatcctcactcttcagtcagtgaagacttggcttgagaattatttctcaatggaAGACTTAGGTGAAACATATTATATTTTagacatcaagatctatagatATAGATTTaggagattgcttggtctaagtcagaatacatatattgataaggtgaTTAATCGTTTTTCCATACAGAAtttcaagaagggatttctgctaaagtcacatggtgtgagtctttcgaatacTCAATGCTCTCTTCTAGGGAAGAGCAGAActacatggatcagattccttatgtgTTTGTTATAGGATCTGTCATGCATGGCATGCTTTGTACTCACCCTGATGTTTCGTAAGCGTTAatcatgatgagcagataccaatcaAATCTAGGTGAAGGCCATTGGACAacagtcaaaaatattcttaagtacttgagaagaatgaAAGAATATTTATTGATATTTGGAGATGATGAGGAGCTCGTTGTAAAGGATTACAATGATGTAGCTTACAAACTgataaggatgattatagattgTAGTTAGGGTATGCGTTTTACTTAAATGGTAGTGTTGGATATTATATATTAAGGCagttctatctcattcgagagatcatcgatagaggagatgtgaagacaTACAGAGTACCTACTAATGCTAACATTgtagatcctttgaccaagactttggcacagaggaagaatgatggtcacactagatcaatgaatattagatatttcagtgattgataTTAATGATATAATGAGATTGTTAGTGTaaaccctaagagccaatcaagagttgattgacttaggacattttgtatcatatttcattaataaaaggcaaaggcaATGATTATTATATTAACTCCAGTTCAGTggtgaatgaataagtataataatgtcctaaggTAGTAGGTTTTAGTCTACAAcatattaattggttgaattgatagtgggatatTGTAAATacatatatagaacactactcttaactatttctagtcaagtattaatatgtaaggacaatattaatacattgagactagcatgtaggtcaattgataATTTAATcccacaagtcatagatatgagatatcacgttgacacatgagtatatattagagaatatgtactgaattgacccaccatgagatgtttcatggattgttatatgagtgtcataaatactCTCATAGtcgctattagtatgaatagttttTAAACCTGAAATCACTATTATTttctacataagaagttatgtactttggtatcggcaaacgccaCTTATAACAAGGTAGattataaagttgatcactggatatgtaataagttatgcggagggatgtgagtgatatagatgagatctatcccttctatatgatgggagcgataTTTGTGGGCCCCCTTGATTAGTATGGCATAAGCATGCATGGCCATgcataaatgagtcaatatgagatattgaacttatttgattgagcatgtctacttagagattaataaatacaaagattgataagaggataacaCGATTTATGTCTCATTAATCatctagatgtcaaagatagaaggattgagtcatataaTATAATAGATACAGAAAtgttaggtcagatctcgacattctcgtcacttgggtagcaatgatgcattactagatgtcactcattgcttatgtatctaaagtggttttagatacattgtcaacgttacaagagtCTATTGGGCCATACATAAATAACATGTTGGTTTGGAGAtgagtattttagtttgactaaaatactaaggacttCAAGAATAATGGGttaatccaaagtgttggtgtcatctttgtAGTGATTGACGCTAGTGCTAATGGAAGATTATTAGTATTATCTATAAGAGCCAATTATCAGATTATTAGGTCATTAGGTTAATGATTTATTGGGTTAATGTTTAATCCAATatactaaatccaacccattaagaggataatgtagattaatggagattaattgaTATCATTATTGGAAGAAGACCAAAAGGCAAAggctcttgatattccttgagactcttggtattccttgaaAAATATAAAAGACCTTTTGAGTTCATTTTTCAAGGGTGACTCTTGAtcttctccttctttctcctcttcttcctttggcTGAattctctcttggccgaaccatctctTGTGGCTAGTACCACGaaagtggttcttctccgaagacTTAGTTCGTGTGACGAACGAAGgacgtgttcatgtggataccattgATGCGTGAACACTTAATCGTactgagatctgcatccaaagtaaagttgatgtcGGGAGTTCGTGTTTACGCAACAAAAGTATAACTCTCATCACAACTAGTATACGATTTCTTTCACacggatcttctggaaaggatctTGTTGTTTATTACGCCGCGCTTGTGTTGTTTTGCGCTCAAGAACCTTACAGATAGGTCAATCAATCGATTTATGGACACTATAGTAGCGTACAAAACATCAAATCTTGATTGATTATGATCAATCAACTGATAGAGTATATCAGTAGGCTGATAGAGTGTATTAGCGTTGGAGATACGAAGATTTTTTCGGAAACAAGTGAATAAATGATTTTAATGTTTTcataatttatgtgttcaatggTTAAGGTCTAGATTAttcttggcaaaaggtaaaacGTTCACTCCTAGTATCTCTGTCAAGATCAACATGGGAGGTAGGCTACCCTAGGATGGATACCTCACAAGTGGACAGGATCAATCCCACGGTTTAACTTCTCAACTTCAATTGGTAAACCTCTATTTACTTACCACCTCAGCTATGTTAATAGGAATGTATTTGTAACCTCAAGAGAAACCAATGGAGGAGAAATAGAGAAAATAAGAATACACCAGTCGCCTAAAAAGTGAGCAAGCAGAAACCTGGTCTCATCTTCTTGTTATGTCTGTTTTTTTCCCAATCCTTTGAATGAATACATTTTATGAGGTTGCGATATTCTGACCTTTGGACTCATCCAACTGTGGCCTGCTTTAAGTTTTGGACAGCTATTACATAGCTTGTGAACACTGATGCTTTGATAAAGAAGAATTAGATACTGCAAACACTTACACTAAAGTGCCTTTAGTATCTTTGCAAGGATGAAGGCCAGTTGGTTACTCTGATAAAGTTCAAGCATCAGTGTGGATACTACAAAATGGTGGGGAGATCTTGCATCCTGTTCCATCAGATGCTCATCAAATGCTTAGTGGTAGCACTAGTTATGTTTGATATATAATATATATGCAAGATAAAGTTGTGGTTGGTACCTATAGATatcaactttatttttttttttttcaaaaagtacTTTCTGCTCATGGTGTGACAATAATTAAGGTGCAATGGCACGAAGTCAATCTAACTGCAAGTATAAAGAGTAACTAAGAAGATAAGAAAGAGCAGTGGTGAGATCAGCTAGGTCCATTCAAAAAACAAGGACGAGCATTGTGATAAAGTTGTTTGGACATGATAATAGCGATTATTGGTAGTTGGCTGATCAATCATTAcggtatttttattatttatatttgatttagTAAATAAGTAGGAGAGCATATTTAGCATAACTATTTTTTCAAACTCGAGTTCCATGGATTTAATGGTTTCTGTAATTTCTGAAACCATGTATTAGAAGGATGACTAATTGTCCTCACTTGAGGACATATCACATCAGTTTAAGGCTGCTTTAACACAAAGTAGTCTTTGTGTAATTTTTTAAACCATGTATTAAAAGCATGGCTTGCCTTGACGCATCAGGGTCCATGGCTGCTTTAAAACTAAGTATTCTTTGTGCAATTTCTTAAACCATATATTAAAAGCATGACTTGACTTAGTTTTAGCAGGTCGCCGGTTAGAGTCGTCAAAAGTGGAATGTGATGAATGCCTACGTTACAGTACGTGAATGGCTAGAATTAATCATGTTGTGTGTTTGGAATGAATGATATATGACAGTTGATTAGTATTTGTAAAATCGAGAGTTTAAGTAAAATCGTTAGAATAGTAATAAAATAGGATCATAAAATTGAATCCTAAAATTGTAAGATTTTATATCatactttaaattaattttaaaagaaatttgatattaattgatcattaaatattttaatcaaaattataatCTAAATTTACATATAGAACATTTTAATCCATATAATCATAAACTACTCATATCTAAACTTTTAAATAACTAAATacttatcatgaaaatatataatataaatataaattcaagtctaaatttacatataaagataaataaaacgcaagataacaaattaatataaatcattAGTATAAAATTTTATAGGTTTGGAATGacaatgtggcaaaaggcgattcgttcATCCCAACGCTCCTGTCAACCCGTCCTTAGGTCAACACAGAGAAAATAAATCACAAGTGGCTACTAGCTATTAATACAGGTGGGAGGAGGCATACTCGGAGACGTCGAGTTTCGACACCCCATGCCTTAACCACCGCAGTGCAGGTGGCAAGGCATGGTCGTACCTAaaccaacacagaggaggtaaatcatacgTGGCTATTAGCTATTAGTGCAGATGACAAGGCATGGGAGGAGGCATACTCGGACACGTCAAGTTTCGACCCCATGACTTAACCACCGTAGTGCAGGTGGCAAGGCATGATCGTCCCTAAGCCAACACAGATGAGGTAAATCATAGATGACTACTAGCTATTAGTGCAAGTGACAAGGCATGAAAGGGGGCATACTCGGAcatgccgagtttcgaccccaagacctcatgtggcaatacCCCATGACTTAACCACCGCACTGTCTCGAGAGGACAAAAATTAAGATAGGGTAAAATTTTTATAGTGACTTGCCCCACCGTTGAGCGGCCCTATCCCAAAAACCCCCGAAGGGATTTTTTGTGGAGGCACAATTCCACTTTATTGCTAAGAGGACTCGAACACGACACCTCAGACAACCTCAGGCAACATGGTATCAACGTGCTAGTCACTAGGACAAAGCAACACCAATTAAAATGTGTTGGGTAAACTTGTTAACGTGGCCCCATACTCTAGAAACCCTTGCACAATTGTTAAGAGGGTTTGGGCACGATAGCACAGGCAATATTAATATGTTTCTAAGAGGGTTCGAACCTGACACCTTAGGCAACAAATATCTACATACTTGCCACTAGGACAGAGGCACTTTGACAGGTTTGGAATGACAATGAGTTTATGCGTGGAGTTTAGTAAGCATTTTTTTCAAAAGGAGGGTACTTTCTATATATATTGGCTTATCGATCAGCAAATTACAATTAAGCTCTAGGCATTCAGCTGCAGCAGCTAGCACTCACCATGTCTCTGCTCCTCTCCCAAATGCTACTACTGCTGCTGCTACTTGCAGTTGCCTCTGCTGTGCCTGATGGCAGATGCCTAACGAAATGCGGCGAGGTGGAGATCCCTTACCCCTTCGGCATCGGCGACAACTGTTCCTTGGCAGGAGGCTTCAGTCTAACCTGCAAAACCATGGAAAGTGGCCTCAAGAAGGCATTCTATCGCAATGTTGTTGAGGTCCTCAATATTTCGTTGCCTACGGGCCAAGTTCGCATGCTCAACCACATATCCTCGGTGTGCTATTATCCAAATCACTCCTTTGTCAGTGGCATAGAATGGACGTTGAATATGGCGCCCCCATATAGGTTCTCAGATCGGCTCAACAAGTTCACTGTCATCGGATGCCACACCCTTGCCTACATAGTCAGCAGACACGATAACAGTAGCTACCAGAGTGGCTGTGTGTCCATGTGCCAGAATAAAAAAAGCCTCACTGATGGCTCTTGCTCCGGCGTTGGTTGCTGTCAGACTTCCATACCCAAGAATCTCACATACTATAGTGTTACGTTTGATAATGTTATCAGAAACGCAGGGAACTGGGGATTTGGGAATTGCAGCTACGCCGTCTTGTTGGAGGCAGAGTCGTTCCAGTTTCATACATCTTACATAACGACGAACCAACTGATGaaaatttacagtgatgcctcggCGCCGGTAGTCATGGACTGGGCCATTGGAGATGAGACCTGTGAGGTAGCTAAGCGCAGCCAAACCTCTTATGCCTGCATCAGCAATAACAGCGAGTGCATCGACTCTTCCAATGGTCATGGTTATCTTTGCAACTGTTCGACAGGATACCAAGGCAATTCATACGTCTCCAACGGATGCCAAGGTCCTTAgtctatatcaatcaatttaaTTATTCTGCTTTGCTTAATGCTACTGTATCTTTTGCCCTTCAATTTTAGACATCGATGAGTGCAATCAACAGTCAAATCCATGCTCAGATGGCGCCGACTGCCAGAACATGCCCGGGAATTATAGTTGTCACTGCCCCGAAGGCACTCACGGTGACGCTTACAATGGAACATGCATCCCAAATCAGAAGGTTTCCTTGGCGGTGAAAGCGGTTATAGGTGAGGTTCTTTCTCTCTTTCCAAGTCCCTAacgtatcaatcaatatccttcAGCACTTTCTCTTCGGTTGCTTTTTGAACTCTAGATCAAAAAATAGCACATAGAACATGAATCACTCTGTTACTTTTTCCTATCTTATTCTTTCCATCCAACTAAAACACCAAACGGAAAGAAAAGGTTAAGTATTTGTGAAAGAATAATAGATTACACCATCTTAATTTTCATTGGTTTTATTTAGTTTGGATGCTCACGTTATGCGATGTTCACAGGCACCTCCATCAGCTTGACTTTCTTACTCCTATTTGGCATGTGCATCTGTATGATTTATCAGAGAAAAAAACTTATCCAGTCAAGGAAAAGATATTTCGATGAAAATGGGGGCAAGCAATTACGGGAGAAAATAACAGAACTATGTCTTCAATTTAGTATCTTTTCCGAAGAAGAAATAGAGAAGGCGATAAAGAGAGTTGATAAGAAAAACAGAATTCTTGGGCAAGGCGGATATGGAATTGTTTACAAAGGAAAGATAAGAAAGAATCTGTTTGTCGCCATAAAGAAGCCAAAAGTTATAAGTAAGAGACAGGAGAAAGAATTTGCAAAGGAAATGCTTATTCTTTCCCAAGTCAATCATAAGAACATAGTAAAGCTCTTGGGCTGTTGTTTGGATGTGGAGGTTCCCATGTTGGTCTATGAGTTTGTCCCTCATGGTAACCTGTTTGATCAAATCCACAGAAGCATAGACATAGACAACTTCACTTTAGCTGTGCGTTTAAACATTGCTTGTGATTCTGCTGATGCTCTTGCTTATTTACACTCTTCGGCTTCGCCTGCAATCATTCATGGAGACGTTAAGTCTGCTAATATCCTCCTAGATAAAAAGTTCACTGCAAAAATTTCTGATTTTGGATTTTCAAAGTTAAATCCCAAGGATGAAGAGCAACTTGCTACCGTAGTTCAAGGGACCTGCGGTTACTTGGACCCCGAGTTCGTTCAAACATGCAAATTAACTGAAAAAAGTGACGTTTATAGCTTTGGTGTAGTGCTCTTAGAATTACTGACACGTAGGAAGgcaattgattttgaaaaacttggaGGAGAAAGGACTCTTGCATCAATCTttatttcggccaagaaagacgATCGACTCGGGGAATTCTTGGACAATCAAGGGTCAGGTAAAGGAGATGTACAACTGATTGAAATGATTGGAGAGCTGGCAGTGCAGTGCTTGAGTGCAAGGGGAGAAGAAAGACCTACGAtgaaggatgtggccgaccagcTAAACAAAATGAGAAAGTTCAAGCAGCGCCCATTGACATCATCAAATGTTGAGGACATCCAGAGCTTCCATCCTGTTACATCAGATGCTCAAACGTCTACAAGTAACACTAGTTGTATTTCAGAGGTTGCACTGCATATTGAATGTGCAAGGTAAAGATATGGCCCCTAAAGTTGCGTCTTAAGTGTCCCTCCCAAGTTGAAGTATATATCAGTTCTAGCAGTTTAAGTCTTCTAGTGAGTGTTATGTTTGTTTACTAATTATTTTGTGGTAAGAGAAAGAAGTGTATGCTATGGTTCAAATGTAAGAATTTTCTCAGTTCCAAAAGTTAATTttcagattttaaaattatttgaaagcgTTTTTATATCTAATAAGaaacagaattataacaaaatgaataaatttgaaGAACCCAACCCAAGTCATGCCCGGCCTGTGTTGTATCAGACTAGGCATGCTCAGTATCACCACTAATGTGATTTGCTTAATTGTCACAAGAATTAGGGCTTTCTTATTTCAAGGATGGCACTCAATGAAACTATTACTAAGAGGAACATGAATATTCTCATATTAACattaattctttaaaaaaaagaaaaattataataaaagatCAAAGTACAACACAAAAGGTTTATGACTTGATATGCAATGCTAAGCTAATCTATTCAAAAAATTTGTAGGATTAAAGTAATTATTTTCTTGACCCTACTTGGTGTTCCGGCCAAATACCAAGGAAGGTCTAGCCATCCTcgaagagcatcgatgaaggagacGAGGGGACCTAAGATTCACTCAAACAGAGAGCTAGACTGGCCATGAGACGGATCTCAAGTATACTCTTACGCTCAAGTTAGGATTTTCTTGAGATGCTGTGTTGAAAAAATGGAGAAGGAAAAAGAAGATAGAACCTATTCAAGTTGGAAAGAATATGGAACCCTTGTCATTTCCTTTGCGAGTGCTTATATGGTTGCTTGGAGAGCATCTCCATGTCGATCAGAATATCATCATTATGGGAGCCTAGGAGAAGAATGTTGGtataattttcctaggtcaaggttcatcagtttgactaagcttgagttttgatatttgataatatatagaGATTATAGGTGCAATTGTTTGTTATGGGAAGATTGGTCAagatttgaccagtttgatgtgaagaagagtcaactaggtcaaagttgaccggatacttgattggaaagtcctaattggaagttaggcaagggcaagtctaACGGAaaggttggaagaagaagaaaatccaagtgagtcaatgttgatcggacacttggtgtaaaaagtcctggtgagtgaaaccaggttaaaaaccctagtgagtgaagttaggcagatgaaaagtcttaatgagtgaagataggcagttggaaaatcctgataagtgaagctaggtgaaaatccctaTTGAGTTAAGCTAAGCAGATgagaagccctggtgagtgaagccagatagttggaaaatcctggtgagtgaagctagttgaaaagccctagtgagtgaagatcggaagaaggaaagtcttggtaagtgaagctaggtgaaagtcctaataagtgaagttaggcagtgagaaagtcctggtgagtaaagccagacatgtggaaatccaggtgggtcaatggttgatcggacacttggtcattgaaagtccaagtaggtcaaaggattgattggatacttggcatgaggacaaaagtccaagtgggtcaaaggattgaccagacacttgacgaCGAAatcccagtaggtcaaggttgacaagatgCGAGGCATTGAAGAGTTTCAACAAGtcacgattgaccggatgttggacatgaaccctagacttggaTGGAAGAAGTCAGGGTTAGTAATCAATTAGGATAATCGATAACGAAGACTACAATTGATTAAGGTGATCGCTTAAGTGTCGTTTGACGTGAGGAAACAAAAGCTAGTTGAATCGCTTAGCCAGTAGCTACAGTAGGCAACTAAGCAGGGAAGCTTAATCACCTACGATTGATTCTAGCACAAACAAAAAGATTCTTAATCAACTCAGCTAATTAATTAAGAACACTTAAGCGATTAGA
This window contains:
- the LOC122034399 gene encoding wall-associated receptor kinase 3-like, with amino-acid sequence MSLLLSQMLLLLLLLAVASAVPDGRCLTKCGEVEIPYPFGIGDNCSLAGGFSLTCKTMESGLKKAFYRNVVEVLNISLPTGQVRMLNHISSVCYYPNHSFVSGIEWTLNMAPPYRFSDRLNKFTVIGCHTLAYIVSRHDNSSYQSGCVSMCQNKKSLTDGSCSGVGCCQTSIPKNLTYYSVTFDNVIRNAGNWGFGNCSYAVLLEAESFQFHTSYITTNQLMKIYSDASAPVVMDWAIGDETCEVAKRSQTSYACISNNSECIDSSNGHGYLCNCSTGYQGNSYVSNGCQDIDECNQQSNPCSDGADCQNMPGNYSCHCPEGTHGDAYNGTCIPNQKVSLAVKAVIGTSISLTFLLLFGMCICMIYQRKKLIQSRKRYFDENGGKQLREKITELCLQFSIFSEEEIEKAIKRVDKKNRILGQGGYGIVYKGKIRKNLFVAIKKPKVISKRQEKEFAKEMLILSQVNHKNIVKLLGCCLDVEVPMLVYEFVPHGNLFDQIHRSIDIDNFTLAVRLNIACDSADALAYLHSSASPAIIHGDVKSANILLDKKFTAKISDFGFSKLNPKDEEQLATVVQGTCGYLDPEFVQTCKLTEKSDVYSFGVVLLELLTRRKAIDFEKLGGERTLASIFISAKKDDRLGEFLDNQGSGKGDVQLIEMIGELAVQCLSARGEERPTMKDVADQLNKMRKFKQRPLTSSNVEDIQSFHPVTSDAQTSTSNTSCISEVALHIECAR